The Priestia megaterium NBRC 15308 = ATCC 14581 region TACGTAACGGGATATAAATAACCTTCTAGCGGATGTTTAATATCTTTTTGCATCACTTCATCCGTTACTAAATCTGGATATTTTTCTTTCATTTTATTGACGAATGCCTTATCGTCTAGCTTTTTCATGACTTCGTCTTTTGTAAACTTTGTATTTTTAGCAATGATATCAGCAATTTCGACAAGCTGACGTCCTTCTGGAATGGTGACACGAATATCAGGTTGTTTTGAAACCTCGCCTTTTTCCATTTTTTCAACCATTTCCCCTAAGCTCATGGAAGGAGAAAATAAATACGTTCCAGCTTGAAATCCAGACACATGGGTTAATTTTACGTAATAGCGAAATGCACTTTTGCTTTTAATTAAATCTTCTTTTTGCAATACCGTACCAATCGATTGGACGGAAGAACCTTGTGGAATGGTCACATTTACTTTTTTATTGCTGTTTCGATCCACGGGCGTTAAGCGGGATTGAGCATAGAAAAATGCACCGCCAACTAGTAAAAGAAGTACGATAATTGTAATAAAAATAACTCGTTTTTTTCTTGAACGATTAGGTGGTAAAAATGTTTGTTGCGACAAGCAGCTTCCTGGTTAAATCTACTTCTGTAAAAGAAGATACAACCAGTTTCACCTCTTTTCTTCTTGATTTTTTATAAGTATGAACAGAGAGGAGACATGAGATTGCGATTCATTCGTATCGCCTATAGGTGTGAGATGGTATCGCTTCCTTAAACTCTCGCCTCTTCTAAAATTTTTCCATGATTTATGTTATTGTCTGCCCAAAGTCTAGTTTCATCCGTTCAAACAATGAATTCTTTTATTAAAATGCACTCTCACACGCAGGAATTATTATACTACAATTTATCTTATTTTTCGTCATTATCATACAATCTGCCCTAAGAATGCAAGGAAAAACCTTTTTATATCTAAAAAGCACAGCCGCTATGTAAAAAAAAGCTGATAACGATTGTCATCAGCTTTTTTACTATAATTATTCGCCTTCTTCGTCAAGGAATGTATTAACCATTTCCTCAACCATGTCCCACTCTTCTTCTGTTTCAATCGGTTGTAGCTCACCGTCTTGACCATCTTCACTTGGTGTGAAAGCAGATGCATGAATTTCAATTTCCTCTTCATCATCTTGGTCTGCTCCGATTGGATAGTAAATTACATATGATTTGTTATATTGATCAGAATCAAATGTGAATAAAATTTCGCATAGCTGCTCATTTCCATTCTCATCGACGATTGTAATTTTATTTTCTTCTACGCTCATGTTTGCACCTCATTTTATATTGTAAGCTCTTAGCTTAACTTTTTCTTCAGTGAAAAGCAAGCCGTTCAGTTATTTCACTTCCCTTTTACGTACAAAAGAATATGCAAAAGGGAAATTCATAACTTTTCAGCTGAGGCAAAGCCTGCTGCTTTTCTTACTGCTTGCTGTCTAAGTATCCTTGAAGAATCATAACAGCTGCCATTTTATCGATTACTTTTTTGCGTTTCTTGCGGCTTACATCGGCAGACAGCAGTACTCGCTCTGCTGCCATCGTCGACAAACGCTCGTCCCACATCATCGTTTCAATGTTAAGTTTTTCTTTGACGTTGTCAGCAAACTCAATGCACGCTTCGCCTCGAGGGCCAATCGTACCATTCATATTTTTAGGAAGACCCACTACAATTTTCTCTACGGAATATTCGTCAATTAGCTGCTGTAAACGAGGATATGATTGCTCCATCTGCTCATCTGCAATTTTAATTGTTTCAATTCCTTGCGCTGTCCATCCCATTTCATCACTAACTGCCACACCAATTGTTTTGGTTCCTACATCTAATCCTAATACGCGCATTTATGAATCCTTTCGATGCTGTTGTAAATAAGATTTAACAAGTTCTTCAATGAGCTCGTCTCGCTCTAACTGGCGAATTGTGTTTCTCGCATCGTTATGACGAGGAATGTAAGCAGGGTCTCCTGATAACAAATACCCAACGATTTGGTTGATCGGGTTGTAGCCTTTTTCTTGCAGTGCGTCATAAACCGTAAACAATACTTCATGTACGTTTGTTTCAGCTGGCTCATCTTGAAAATTAAATTGCATGGTTTTATCAAATGAACTCACGGTCCCACCTCACTCTCTTAATTTGTGAACACATTGTGCACTATGCTAAGTCTTATTTATATTGTACACCAAGAAAGAGGAGAATTAAACGGATTTAACCCATTCTTCTACAGTGCCAAGTGCTTTTTCAATTTGGCTAGCATCTTTTCCTCCAGCTTGCGCCATGTCAGGGCGTCCGCCTCCGCCTCCGCCGCAAATCGTCGCTACTTCTTTAACAAGTTTGCCAGCATGATGGCCTTTAGCAATTAAATCTTTTGTTACACCTGCAATAATATTTACCTTTTCACCTTGTGGAGAAGCTAATACGATTACAGCGGATTCTAATTTTTGTTTTAAATCGTCAACCATTGCACGAAGGTTATTCATATCCGTTGCATTCACTTTCGCTGCTAGTACATTCACACCATTAATGTTTTGCACACGGTCAACGAGATTGCCAGCTTCAATATTGCCAAGCTTTGTAGATAGTGAATCATTTTCACGCTGAAGATTACGAATTTCTTCTAGTAATCCTTCAACGCGCCCTACTAAATCACGCGGGTTGGATTTTACTTTTGCCGCAGCTTCTTTTAGTAAGCCTACTTGATCGTTCATTAACTGATAGGCAGCTTTTCCAGTTACAGCTTCAATGCGTCGAGTACCTGCACCGATTCCCGATTCTGATACAATTTTAAATAAACCGATAACAGACGTATTTGGCACGTGACATCCACCACATAATTCTAAGCTGTAGTCGCCTACTTGTACTACGCGCACGATATCTCCGTATTTCTCACCGAATAGCGCCATTGCACCCATCGCTTTTGCTTCGTCAATTGCTTTGTTTTCAATTTGTACAGAGATACTGTCCCAAATCTTTTCATTAACGATTTGTTCAATTTTCTCGAGCTCTTCTTGTGTCACTTGACCAAAGTGAGAGAAGTCAAAGCGCAAGCGATCCGCTGTTACTAAAGAACCCGCTTGATTAACATGCGTTCCTAACGTATCTTTTAATGCTTGATGCAATAAATGCGTTGCCGTATGGTTTTTCACAATCGCACTGCGGTTTTCTTCATCAAGCGTCGCCGTATATGTTTCACCTTTTACAAGCTCACCGTGTGTTACAGCTACCGTTTGGACATTTTGGCCGTTTGGCGCTTTTTGAACGTCTTTTACTTCCGCTGTTCCTGCAGCACTTTGGATCGTACCTTGGTCCGCAATTTGACCGCCGCTTTCTGCATAGAATGGCGTGTGGCTTAAGATGACTTGCGCTTCTGTTCCAGCTTCAGCGCGGTCAACAAGCTCACCGTCTACAATAATTGCTTCAACAACTGTTTCTACTTCATTTTTATCATAGCCAACAAACTCACTTGCAACGGTTACTTCACCAAGTACGCCGCCTTGAACTTGCATAGAACTAGAATCTTGACGAGCAGCACGCGCACGCTCACGCTGTGCTTCCATTTCACGTTCAAAACCTGCATGATCAATTTTCATGTTCTCATCTTCTGCATATTCTTCCGTTAATTCAACAGGGAATCCATACGTGTCATATAAACGGAAAACATCTTCCCCTTGTACCGTATCACTGTTTTGCGCTTTTTCTTTTTTAATAACGGTTGCCAAAATAGCTAGTCCGTCATTTAACGTTTCGTGAAAACGCTCTTCTTCATTTTTTACTACGCGCTGGATAAAATCCGTTTTTCCCTTTACTTCCGGATAGAAATCAACCATGATTTCACCTACTACCGGCACTAGCTCGTACATGAACGGACGATTAATGTTTAACTTTTTAGCATAGCGAACTGCTCGGCGTAACAAACGGCGCAGCACATACCCACGGCCTTCATTTGAAGGAAGCGCGCCATCACCTACAGCAAATGTTACCGTACGAATATGGTCAGCAATGACTTTAAATGCCGTATCTTGCTCATCATTTGTACGATATTTAGCGCCTGAAATGTTTTCTGTTGCTTCAATAATCGGCATAAACAAATCTGTATCAAAGTTTGTTTGCACGTCTTGAATAACAGAAACCATACGCTCTAAGCCCATTCCCGTATCGATGTTTTTCTTTGGAAGCGGCGTGTACGTGCCATCAGGATTGTGATTAAATTGAGAAAATACAAGGTTCCAAATTTCTAAATAGCGCTCATTTTCTCCACCTGGATATAATTCCGGATCAGTTAGGTCATTTCCATATGCTTCTCCGCGATCATAAAAGATCTCTGTATTTGGACCACTCGGACCTTCTCCGATATCCCAGAAATTACCTTCCAAACGAATGATGCGCTCTTTAGGCACGCCCATTTTTTCATTCCAAATCTTAAATGCTTCTTCATCTTCAGGGTGAACTGTTACAGATAGCTTATCTGCGTCGAATCCAATCCATTTATCGCTCGTTAAGAATTCCCATGCCCATTGGATGGCTTCTTCTTTGAAATAATCACCGATAGAGAAATTACCAAGCATTTCAAAAAACGTATGATGGCGAGCCGTTTTACCTACGTTTTCGATATCGTTTGTACGAATGGATTTTTGTGCGTTACAAATACGTGGATTTTGAGGAATAACACGACCATCAAAATATTTTTTTAATGTAGCTACTCCACTGTTAATCCATAATAAAGATGGATCTTCATGCGGGACTAAAGATGCGCTTGGTTCTACATCATGGCCTTTTTCTTTAAAGAAATCTAAATACATTTGACGAACTTGTGCTGACGTCAGTTTTTTCATGATTGGTCCTCCTTTAATACTCTTCTTATTTATAGACAAAAAAATGATGACATAAAAGCATCTATTTTCTCTGTGTACAAAAGCAATTGCTAGTTATTTGCACACAAAAAAACTCTCATCCCTGTAGCAGGGACGAGAGTTGAACTCGCGGTACCACCCTGATTATAAATGCCTAAAGCACTTATCACCTTCATAGCGTTAACGTTGCTGACACGGCAGGTTTTAGCCTGCACTCTGGACTAGCGTTCAGCTGCTCTTTGTTTAGCGCTTCTTTCAGCCAAGGAAGCCCTTCTCTAAAAACCAGTGTGCAACGTACTCGATCCATCATTGTGTTTAAAATATGTAGCGTTTTCTTATGGCGATATTATGACAAATTAACCGCTCTTTGTCAATGTTTGAGCGTATAAGAGCGGATATGCAAAATAGATATTTTAATGACTGCTAAAATTGGCACAGCCAAAATGAGACCCAATACTCCTCCAAATTCTCCTCCTAAAAGGAGCGCAAGCATGATAAACAAAGGATGAATATGAAGACTCTTTCCTACGATAAGCGGAGACAGCACATTTCCCTCTAGAAATTGCAGCACAAAGATTATAATGACAATGGTAATAACCAACTTTATCGAGATTGTGGCTGCAATAATAGCCGCTGGAACCGCACCAATAATCGGGCCAAAATAAGGAATGATATTCGTTACGCCAATAATGAAGCCTAAAAGAAGTGCATAAGGTACATGAAAGAACCACAGTGCTGCTGTGGCAATCACACCAATAATCAGACAAACAAAAAATTGCCCTCTAATGTAATTGCCGAGCGATTCATTCACATCCGATAAAAAACGTTCGCCTGGTTTGTGCCACTTTTTAGGCGTGACATAAGCTGTTGCTTTCTTAATAGAGGAAAAATCCTTCAGCATATAAAAAACAATAAATGGAATAATGATTAAAATCAAAAAAGAAGTAATCAATGACTTTAATCCTTCGGCCACTTTTGTAAGCCACACGTTGAGCGTAGCCTCTACATCATCAATGCTGCCTTCAATTTTCTCATGTACACCGTTTGGAAGTGAAGTTGTACGATCATGAATCGATTCTACCCAATGTCTATATGTATTCGTAAAATGAGGCAGCTGTTCGTTTAAATCTTTTACTTGTTCCACAAAAATAGGGTACGACTTATAGGCTCCAAACCCAATTCCTCCAAAAAAGATGATGTAGATCAGTAAAATAGCTAGAGGACGAGGCACGCCTTTATCATGCGTTTTTTCAATAAGCGGATGAAGTAAATATGTAATGAATGCTGCAATAAAAAAAGGCAGCAGTGCTTTTAAAAACATGTAAATAACAGGAAGCCATAAAAACTGGACTTTAAAAAAGACTAATATGCACAGCAGCGCTAATAACAGCAGTCCGAATCTATAGAACCATTTGAATGAACTATCTTTCAACGTAAACTCCTCCTCTCTTCTATTTTTTGATAAAGAAAGGAGTTTATACATGCTGTTGTCTCTTCTGCCTGCAAAAAAGCACTATTGCAGCTCAGTGCAATAGTGCTTTTTTATTAGTGAATAGCTTTCATCATACGTTTACGCATTTTTTTCATATTTCTTTTTGTAAACATCTCTCGATCATCTGCCATTTTAAATGCATAAGCTCCAAGACCGAAAGCGACTACTGACGGAATGATTCTGCCCATTGCTCTTCCTCCCGGTAAAAAAGAATTAGAAATTAATTGTGCGCTCGTCGTCTGAGAACAAATCATCAAGCGAGCTCAATGTTCCATCTTCTTCTACTTGGTGAGTATTAATTTGTCCTTTTGAAATAGTCATTTCAATAA contains the following coding sequences:
- a CDS encoding IreB family regulatory phosphoprotein → MSSFDKTMQFNFQDEPAETNVHEVLFTVYDALQEKGYNPINQIVGYLLSGDPAYIPRHNDARNTIRQLERDELIEELVKSYLQQHRKDS
- a CDS encoding DUF1292 domain-containing protein, translating into MSVEENKITIVDENGNEQLCEILFTFDSDQYNKSYVIYYPIGADQDDEEEIEIHASAFTPSEDGQDGELQPIETEEEWDMVEEMVNTFLDEEGE
- a CDS encoding YrzQ family protein, coding for MGRIIPSVVAFGLGAYAFKMADDREMFTKRNMKKMRKRMMKAIH
- a CDS encoding AI-2E family transporter, which produces MKDSSFKWFYRFGLLLLALLCILVFFKVQFLWLPVIYMFLKALLPFFIAAFITYLLHPLIEKTHDKGVPRPLAILLIYIIFFGGIGFGAYKSYPIFVEQVKDLNEQLPHFTNTYRHWVESIHDRTTSLPNGVHEKIEGSIDDVEATLNVWLTKVAEGLKSLITSFLILIIIPFIVFYMLKDFSSIKKATAYVTPKKWHKPGERFLSDVNESLGNYIRGQFFVCLIIGVIATAALWFFHVPYALLLGFIIGVTNIIPYFGPIIGAVPAAIIAATISIKLVITIVIIIFVLQFLEGNVLSPLIVGKSLHIHPLFIMLALLLGGEFGGVLGLILAVPILAVIKISILHIRSYTLKH
- the ruvX gene encoding Holliday junction resolvase RuvX, with protein sequence MRVLGLDVGTKTIGVAVSDEMGWTAQGIETIKIADEQMEQSYPRLQQLIDEYSVEKIVVGLPKNMNGTIGPRGEACIEFADNVKEKLNIETMMWDERLSTMAAERVLLSADVSRKKRKKVIDKMAAVMILQGYLDSKQ
- the mltG gene encoding endolytic transglycosylase MltG, whose protein sequence is MSQQTFLPPNRSRKKRVIFITIIVLLLLVGGAFFYAQSRLTPVDRNSNKKVNVTIPQGSSVQSIGTVLQKEDLIKSKSAFRYYVKLTHVSGFQAGTYLFSPSMSLGEMVEKMEKGEVSKQPDIRVTIPEGRQLVEIADIIAKNTKFTKDEVMKKLDDKAFVNKMKEKYPDLVTDEVMQKDIKHPLEGYLYPVTYDFYDKNVSLDEILDKMVGKTNNVLGQYSGQMEKKKFSAHKLLTMSSLIEEEATAKVDREKIASVFYNRLEKNMPLQTDPTVLYALGEHKDRVFYKHLEVDSPYNTYKVKGLPPGPIASSGLMSIKAALHPANTDYLYFLATPEGKVIFTKTLEEHNKEKAKHITGKEKQNTEK
- the alaS gene encoding alanine--tRNA ligase encodes the protein MKKLTSAQVRQMYLDFFKEKGHDVEPSASLVPHEDPSLLWINSGVATLKKYFDGRVIPQNPRICNAQKSIRTNDIENVGKTARHHTFFEMLGNFSIGDYFKEEAIQWAWEFLTSDKWIGFDADKLSVTVHPEDEEAFKIWNEKMGVPKERIIRLEGNFWDIGEGPSGPNTEIFYDRGEAYGNDLTDPELYPGGENERYLEIWNLVFSQFNHNPDGTYTPLPKKNIDTGMGLERMVSVIQDVQTNFDTDLFMPIIEATENISGAKYRTNDEQDTAFKVIADHIRTVTFAVGDGALPSNEGRGYVLRRLLRRAVRYAKKLNINRPFMYELVPVVGEIMVDFYPEVKGKTDFIQRVVKNEEERFHETLNDGLAILATVIKKEKAQNSDTVQGEDVFRLYDTYGFPVELTEEYAEDENMKIDHAGFEREMEAQRERARAARQDSSSMQVQGGVLGEVTVASEFVGYDKNEVETVVEAIIVDGELVDRAEAGTEAQVILSHTPFYAESGGQIADQGTIQSAAGTAEVKDVQKAPNGQNVQTVAVTHGELVKGETYTATLDEENRSAIVKNHTATHLLHQALKDTLGTHVNQAGSLVTADRLRFDFSHFGQVTQEELEKIEQIVNEKIWDSISVQIENKAIDEAKAMGAMALFGEKYGDIVRVVQVGDYSLELCGGCHVPNTSVIGLFKIVSESGIGAGTRRIEAVTGKAAYQLMNDQVGLLKEAAAKVKSNPRDLVGRVEGLLEEIRNLQRENDSLSTKLGNIEAGNLVDRVQNINGVNVLAAKVNATDMNNLRAMVDDLKQKLESAVIVLASPQGEKVNIIAGVTKDLIAKGHHAGKLVKEVATICGGGGGGRPDMAQAGGKDASQIEKALGTVEEWVKSV